The proteins below are encoded in one region of Sulfolobus islandicus Y.N.15.51:
- a CDS encoding FAD-dependent oxidoreductase codes for MAYQHYDLKITIVGGGIVGSSIYRMLKKNGIEVRLIDPKVKRPFPSLIHSLLLKEKDIELAKLSLNFYKKFNIPYYPYKSYTLGKISPSIVDSWISAGVNINIKYVNWIDDETIEAIGGDGLVSIGSLIRYTEKIVYHSNIFINKGKGFIKINDKLYESDLIILSAGAWSKYLVNVKLPVKTYYCWASLFLSRKKEVGSNIIYDYVNNFYSRPVIGLGLPFAIMGDGKVIEATPFQQNICIEDKNEVSSRISRRLGEVKELYTSGNFCEATPDMRPAYGKIAENVYYIGGFNGYGAEVGPGLANILVEEILSKKEDTYFKEYKLERFNEYNDDFEIGQEPHEL; via the coding sequence ATGGCTTATCAACATTACGATTTGAAGATCACCATAGTGGGAGGAGGAATAGTAGGTAGTTCTATTTATAGAATGTTAAAGAAAAATGGAATTGAAGTACGATTAATTGATCCTAAGGTAAAAAGGCCATTTCCAAGCCTGATTCACTCATTGTTGCTAAAGGAAAAAGATATTGAGTTAGCCAAATTATCTTTAAATTTTTATAAAAAATTCAACATCCCCTATTATCCTTATAAATCTTATACTTTAGGTAAAATTAGTCCCTCTATAGTAGATTCGTGGATCTCTGCAGGCGTTAATATTAACATAAAATACGTGAATTGGATAGATGATGAAACTATTGAGGCTATCGGTGGAGATGGATTAGTATCTATTGGAAGTTTAATAAGATATACAGAAAAGATTGTATATCATTCTAATATTTTCATTAACAAAGGTAAAGGTTTCATTAAGATTAATGATAAATTATATGAAAGTGACTTGATAATTCTCTCAGCTGGAGCATGGAGTAAATATTTAGTTAATGTTAAACTTCCCGTAAAGACTTACTACTGTTGGGCTTCACTATTTCTAAGTAGAAAAAAAGAAGTAGGATCTAATATAATATATGATTATGTTAATAATTTCTATTCAAGGCCCGTTATAGGACTTGGATTGCCCTTTGCTATCATGGGAGATGGGAAAGTTATAGAAGCCACTCCCTTTCAGCAAAATATCTGCATAGAAGATAAGAATGAGGTTTCATCCAGAATTTCTAGGAGGTTAGGAGAAGTTAAGGAATTATACACTTCTGGTAATTTCTGTGAAGCTACACCAGACATGAGACCTGCATACGGGAAAATAGCTGAGAACGTGTATTACATTGGTGGATTCAACGGGTATGGTGCTGAAGTAGGACCAGGATTAGCTAACATCCTTGTAGAAGAGATCTTATCTAAAAAAGAGGACACTTATTTTAAAGAATATAAATTGGAGAGGTTTAATGAATATAATGACGATTTCGAAATAGGACAAGAACCTCATGAATTATAG
- the purT gene encoding formate-dependent phosphoribosylglycinamide formyltransferase, with the protein MEIGTPLFEGSKKILLLGSGELGKEMAIEAQRMGLEVITVDRYDLAPAMHVAHRKYVIDMMNPNAVKAVVKRENPDAIIAEIEAINTDALVDLESNGFRVIPNANAVKACMNRIELRRFATEKLALPTTKYAFAENEEEAKHACKDIGFPCLIKPEMSSSGHGHVLVNKIDDVEEAYRESVSHARGKGRRVIVEEFVKIDTELTVLTYRYYSNSGSIITKTIEPIEHKRPSYYYVESWHPSTVSREVKETARGIAQKVVEELGGLGIYGVEIIVSGNRILFSEVAPRPHDTGLVTLASSDINEFQIHVRSAIGLPIPEVKLVSPAASHVILAQTENVWGPKFINVEKAMEIPGVQVRLFGKPVTYEKRRMGIVLATGNSVEEAIEKVRKASSIILVK; encoded by the coding sequence ATGGAAATTGGGACTCCCTTATTTGAGGGTTCAAAGAAGATTCTTCTACTTGGGAGTGGAGAGTTAGGAAAGGAAATGGCTATTGAGGCACAAAGAATGGGGTTAGAAGTTATTACTGTGGATAGATATGATTTAGCTCCTGCAATGCATGTCGCACATAGAAAGTACGTAATAGATATGATGAACCCAAACGCTGTTAAGGCAGTTGTGAAAAGGGAAAATCCGGATGCAATTATAGCCGAAATAGAGGCAATTAATACTGATGCACTAGTTGATCTTGAAAGCAATGGTTTTAGAGTAATTCCTAATGCAAATGCAGTGAAGGCATGCATGAATAGAATTGAATTGAGGAGGTTTGCTACGGAAAAACTAGCCCTTCCAACTACAAAGTACGCATTTGCAGAAAATGAAGAAGAGGCAAAACATGCTTGCAAGGATATAGGTTTTCCTTGCTTAATTAAACCAGAGATGAGCTCTAGTGGTCATGGCCATGTACTAGTTAATAAGATTGATGACGTGGAAGAAGCTTATAGGGAGTCAGTATCTCATGCTAGAGGTAAGGGTAGAAGAGTTATAGTAGAAGAGTTCGTAAAGATAGATACTGAGTTAACAGTATTAACGTATAGATACTATTCGAATTCTGGTAGCATAATAACTAAGACTATAGAACCGATAGAACATAAAAGGCCAAGTTACTATTATGTTGAATCTTGGCACCCTTCTACAGTAAGTCGAGAAGTGAAAGAGACTGCTAGGGGAATTGCGCAAAAAGTTGTAGAGGAATTAGGAGGTTTAGGGATATATGGTGTTGAGATAATAGTAAGCGGAAATAGGATTCTCTTTAGCGAAGTAGCACCTAGACCACATGATACTGGATTAGTTACATTAGCTAGTAGTGATATAAACGAATTTCAAATTCATGTTAGAAGCGCAATAGGTCTACCAATTCCAGAAGTTAAGTTAGTCTCTCCAGCGGCTTCTCATGTAATTTTAGCACAAACTGAAAATGTTTGGGGACCTAAATTTATTAACGTGGAGAAGGCAATGGAGATCCCAGGAGTGCAAGTTAGGTTGTTCGGAAAACCTGTTACATATGAAAAGAGAAGGATGGGTATAGTGCTGGCAACTGGAAATAGTGTAGAAGAAGCAATAGAAAAGGTCAGAAAGGCGTCATCAATAATATTAGTTAAATGA
- a CDS encoding acetoin utilization protein AcuC → MHKTAFIWTDEYYNYSFPDYHPFKSLRESMTKRLLEERSAFHFITLIEPKPISEEVLQLVHSKEYIEFVKYKSKEGQGYLDDGDTPAFKGIYEAALIRISGSVKALELIKGGEFNHAINIGGGFHHAKRNRAAGFCVFNDVALIAKLGENSFSKIAIVDIDGHHADGTQELLIDDDKVLKISLHMFHPNFFPGSGDVNEIGVGKGEGYTINIPLPPGTGDDGYLLAFDEIVIPVIERYKPELIILITGGDSYFNDPLVELKLSTHGYLDVVTKVHHLAHKYSSGRLIMLGGGGYNYDATARIWTISIAEIAGIYDLEYETLHDPFSTKSSQFVMEKIRSTIDRIKKIHSFN, encoded by the coding sequence TTGCATAAAACGGCTTTTATATGGACAGATGAATACTATAACTACTCCTTCCCAGACTATCATCCATTTAAATCATTAAGAGAAAGTATGACTAAGAGATTGCTGGAAGAAAGAAGTGCGTTTCATTTCATCACATTGATTGAACCTAAGCCGATATCAGAAGAGGTTCTTCAGTTAGTCCACTCCAAAGAATATATAGAATTTGTAAAATATAAGAGCAAGGAAGGTCAAGGATATTTAGATGATGGAGATACTCCTGCATTTAAGGGTATATATGAGGCTGCATTAATAAGGATAAGTGGTAGTGTAAAGGCATTAGAATTAATAAAGGGTGGGGAGTTTAACCACGCGATCAATATTGGTGGGGGTTTTCATCACGCAAAGAGAAATAGAGCTGCTGGTTTCTGTGTATTTAACGATGTTGCTCTCATAGCAAAATTAGGTGAGAATTCCTTTTCAAAAATAGCAATAGTTGATATAGATGGTCATCATGCTGATGGTACACAAGAACTATTAATTGATGATGATAAGGTTTTGAAAATTTCCCTGCATATGTTTCATCCTAACTTCTTCCCGGGTAGCGGGGATGTGAACGAGATTGGAGTAGGAAAAGGAGAAGGTTATACTATTAATATTCCTCTACCACCTGGTACTGGAGATGATGGTTATCTTTTAGCATTTGACGAGATAGTAATCCCCGTTATAGAAAGATATAAACCAGAGCTTATTATCCTCATAACGGGCGGTGATTCATATTTTAACGATCCTTTAGTTGAGTTAAAATTATCCACCCATGGTTATTTAGATGTGGTAACAAAGGTCCATCATCTAGCCCATAAGTACTCCAGTGGTAGGCTTATAATGTTGGGAGGAGGTGGATATAACTATGATGCGACTGCTAGAATTTGGACAATTTCAATAGCTGAGATTGCGGGAATATACGACTTAGAGTATGAAACTCTCCATGATCCCTTCTCTACTAAATCATCACAGTTTGTTATGGAGAAAATAAGAAGCACTATCGATCGAATAAAGAAGATACATTCATTTAACTAA
- a CDS encoding CBS domain-containing protein produces the protein MIDSTLITKPQYIAHSMDKLSDIISKMKENKMWTVPVIKDRKLLGLISYKDLLSRRVSLETKAINVMNPSVTVQIDEDINRLIAKFYTTKARVIPVVNEKKEFIGFVTRESLLSYLLKADEIPENKTAREYMTSPATTIDENDSIARARWVMIRDNISRLPATKEYRLTGIISARDIVDALYSVSGRKRESIMKDEERVMAMPVKEIMKYPVITANGKEPLPDVVEKLLKFRISGMPVMEGDRLSGVISGLDIIKAVAEKMQLSIPIEAKIPQELKSNLDFKANIDDILERYLSKIERLTEVINFKVSFKEEMRSSVGNKKLYTAMVRVTTKIGDYVAKDTDWEPIVALKNAVEKIEERILRKLRKIEESNKKGIKAEEA, from the coding sequence ATGATAGATAGCACACTCATCACAAAGCCACAATATATTGCACATAGTATGGATAAATTGAGTGATATTATTTCTAAGATGAAAGAGAACAAAATGTGGACCGTACCCGTTATTAAGGATAGAAAATTATTAGGTTTAATCTCTTATAAGGATCTTCTTTCTAGAAGGGTGAGTTTAGAGACTAAAGCGATAAATGTTATGAATCCCAGTGTTACCGTACAAATTGATGAGGATATTAATAGATTAATTGCAAAATTTTACACTACCAAGGCAAGAGTGATACCAGTAGTAAATGAGAAGAAGGAATTTATTGGATTTGTAACAAGAGAGTCATTACTCTCATACTTATTGAAAGCTGATGAAATCCCAGAAAATAAAACTGCAAGGGAATACATGACCTCTCCAGCAACAACTATAGATGAAAATGACTCTATAGCTAGGGCTAGATGGGTAATGATAAGAGATAATATAAGCAGATTACCAGCTACTAAAGAGTATAGACTAACTGGAATCATAAGTGCAAGAGATATAGTTGATGCTTTGTATAGTGTAAGTGGAAGGAAAAGAGAGTCGATAATGAAAGATGAGGAAAGAGTTATGGCAATGCCAGTTAAAGAAATTATGAAGTACCCAGTCATAACAGCTAATGGAAAGGAACCGTTACCAGATGTAGTAGAAAAATTACTTAAATTTAGAATTTCTGGAATGCCTGTTATGGAAGGTGATAGGTTAAGTGGCGTAATAAGTGGGCTAGATATTATTAAGGCAGTAGCTGAAAAAATGCAACTATCAATACCAATTGAAGCTAAAATACCTCAAGAGCTAAAATCGAACCTTGATTTTAAGGCAAACATAGATGATATACTTGAAAGATATTTGAGCAAAATAGAAAGACTAACAGAAGTTATAAACTTTAAAGTATCGTTCAAGGAAGAAATGAGGAGTAGCGTAGGAAATAAAAAACTATATACTGCAATGGTAAGAGTAACTACTAAAATAGGCGATTATGTAGCTAAAGATACAGATTGGGAACCAATAGTTGCGTTAAAGAACGCTGTGGAAAAGATAGAGGAAAGAATATTAAGAAAACTAAGAAAAATAGAAGAGAGTAACAAAAAAGGAATTAAGGCAGAAGAGGCTTGA
- a CDS encoding carbon-nitrogen hydrolase family protein produces MKIGVIQPLEVKSAILLVEKALKEGAELVLLPEKWTKNIDDVPLVEFQKLAKRYTAYILPGAFEDGVSVITPIIDDSGNLKGIAKKIHLFNEEKLRLIPGNEAVLFTYRGIRFGILICYDIDFPEVARELFSKGVEIILVPSKVRGNGLDIWNEFLRIRVLENRIGIVNANVYNPPDFPGRSVAIVPEQRQDGIVIPKVVGVLGSEEGYMIVDIDPLKYMYLRGDRLKEYVKFTVKEL; encoded by the coding sequence TTGAAAATTGGAGTAATACAACCCTTAGAAGTTAAGTCAGCAATTTTATTAGTTGAAAAGGCACTAAAGGAGGGAGCAGAGCTAGTATTATTACCAGAAAAATGGACAAAAAATATAGATGACGTACCATTAGTTGAATTTCAGAAATTGGCTAAAAGATACACTGCTTATATTTTACCTGGGGCATTTGAAGATGGAGTATCGGTAATTACTCCAATAATTGACGATAGTGGAAACCTAAAAGGAATAGCAAAGAAGATTCATCTATTTAATGAAGAAAAATTGAGACTTATTCCAGGTAATGAAGCCGTTCTCTTTACTTATAGAGGGATAAGGTTCGGAATTTTAATATGTTATGATATAGACTTTCCTGAAGTAGCCAGAGAATTGTTTTCTAAAGGAGTCGAGATAATTTTGGTACCCTCCAAAGTAAGAGGCAATGGTCTAGATATTTGGAATGAATTCCTTAGAATAAGAGTCTTAGAAAATAGGATAGGAATAGTAAACGCAAATGTCTATAATCCACCAGATTTCCCTGGAAGGAGCGTGGCAATTGTTCCAGAACAGAGACAAGACGGGATTGTGATACCCAAAGTAGTAGGAGTATTAGGAAGTGAAGAAGGCTATATGATAGTTGATATAGATCCCTTAAAATATATGTATCTAAGAGGAGATAGGCTAAAGGAATATGTTAAATTTACGGTTAAAGAGCTATGA
- the segC gene encoding SegC family DNA-binding protein: MFEKLYSAIIYSDEFKKILLGKGVDDLEVVSAYIAFLYEDLPIIGKNLCAGFLRMGLDAIYNITPSGKVYSSKHKLYPISRYGINGVCIDCNGGKIILRIRNSGYDPEDLIESKSLESRVFVSENFREKSMRIMEKTFDVDKMRLNAKKEILERISAGGILHKIR, from the coding sequence ATGTTTGAGAAACTCTATAGTGCGATAATTTATTCTGATGAATTTAAAAAAATACTATTAGGAAAGGGCGTAGATGATCTAGAAGTAGTATCAGCATATATAGCGTTCCTTTACGAGGATCTTCCAATAATTGGTAAGAATTTGTGTGCGGGATTCTTAAGAATGGGATTAGACGCCATTTACAACATAACGCCCTCTGGTAAAGTCTATTCATCAAAACATAAATTGTATCCAATTTCGAGATATGGAATTAATGGAGTCTGTATTGATTGTAATGGCGGTAAAATAATTCTGAGAATTCGTAACAGCGGTTATGATCCAGAAGACCTGATAGAGTCCAAGAGTCTAGAGAGTAGAGTATTCGTAAGTGAAAACTTTAGAGAGAAGAGTATGAGGATTATGGAGAAGACTTTTGATGTGGATAAGATGAGACTAAATGCTAAGAAAGAAATCCTGGAAAGAATCAGTGCCGGTGGTATTCTTCATAAGATCCGATAA
- a CDS encoding ParA family protein, with product MIVTVINQKGGVGKTTTSVNLSYYLSKEKKTGLLDLDPEGGATISYGMKRELKELPLGEKSVNIFNVEVFPAHIGLLKLELNGDVEEISNKIKEIGKQFDFLVIDTPPNLGTLAISAMLVADRIVSPVTPQPLALEAIKNLDSRLKSIGKNAYSFTNFSKKVVKLDNLSSVKFTEIIIPPSRLFIEASRLGVPALRYEEVRLRKPKLVIYYQKLAKVISE from the coding sequence ATGATAGTCACAGTTATAAATCAGAAAGGAGGAGTAGGGAAAACAACTACTTCAGTAAATTTGTCTTACTATTTAAGCAAGGAAAAGAAGACGGGATTACTCGATTTGGATCCGGAAGGAGGCGCCACCATATCTTATGGAATGAAAAGAGAGCTTAAAGAGCTCCCATTGGGTGAAAAAAGTGTTAATATTTTTAATGTAGAAGTATTTCCAGCACATATAGGGCTACTGAAGTTAGAACTAAATGGAGATGTGGAAGAGATTAGTAACAAAATTAAGGAAATAGGAAAACAGTTCGATTTTCTCGTGATAGACACACCACCCAATCTGGGTACCCTAGCCATATCAGCGATGTTGGTTGCCGATAGGATAGTTTCACCAGTTACCCCTCAACCTTTAGCGTTAGAAGCAATAAAGAATCTTGACTCTAGATTGAAGAGTATAGGGAAAAATGCATACTCTTTTACGAATTTTTCAAAGAAGGTAGTTAAGCTTGATAATCTATCATCGGTGAAATTTACGGAAATTATAATACCACCCTCTAGATTATTCATTGAAGCTTCTAGACTTGGAGTTCCTGCGTTAAGATATGAGGAAGTTAGATTAAGGAAACCTAAGCTAGTTATCTATTATCAGAAATTGGCAAAGGTGATTAGTGAATGA